One region of Oncorhynchus mykiss isolate Arlee chromosome 8, USDA_OmykA_1.1, whole genome shotgun sequence genomic DNA includes:
- the LOC110530812 gene encoding zinc finger protein 774 isoform X3, whose amino-acid sequence MGLPGRRTLKSEVIPSIFPFTSKRKASDQPTSEQQKTSRAEYLKSIEALITPEVAPILPGRKNKGVLTRPRVQDSGTSIDITPESADVCVNRDCLLQLFLLCERCGCDCDARIQDELGCFSVVQKCPFCSHHRKWMSQPSFAQETCGLKEEAIGGTWSQPCEDRDPDLENICLTMEITEELCEHDARSSDEESEEDEKPKKRNKQERSDETEWEPSDEEDIVVDSDSSEDLETAGSSGLTEKANVDNCQSGIEKEERLVEWCTDCGAEPVLACTTQRHKKLYACGVCVSEVQQAVGFDRFYMQFEDPASFKEHVRREHNTQPHRFLCTDCGIFPHKKDHWCEHKIKKFHCVDCGKRCRTENGFKIHRHLHHPDHVFPCKFCLQPFKTRSDKLTHDESHQGEISPYQCSECSEKFDDLMARNSHLRTHSNLNRNICHTCYKEFSNKNHLERHMIIHTRQKPHMCQVCQQSFNQASHLKSHMRLHTGERPFKCQQCEKCFNHNVSLKNHIQRYHGPEKSITS is encoded by the exons ATGGGTTTGCCAGGTCGTCGCACGTTGAAAAGTGAAGTTATTCCATCAATTTTCCCCTTCACTTCAAAGAGGAAGGCATCCGATCAGCCAACATCAGAGCAGCAAAAAACAAGTCGAGCTGAG TATCTGAAGAGTATTGAAGCTCTCATCACACCAGAG GTGGCTCCAATATTGCCTGGAAGGAAGAACAAAG GTGTTCTGACTCGACCCCGTGTCCAGGATTCTGGAACCAGCATTGACATTACACCTGA GAgtgcagatgtgtgtgtgaacagagACTGTCTGCTGCAGCTCTTCCTGCTCTGCGAGAGGTGTGGCTGCGACTGTGATGCCAGGATCCAGGATGAACTGGGTTGCTTCTCTGTCGTTCAGAAGTGCCCGTTCTGCAGTCACCACAGGAAATGGATGAGCCAGCCCTCTTTTGCCCAGGAAACCTGTGGATTGAAGGAAGAG GCGATTGGAGGGACATGGTCCCAGCCATGTGAAGACAGAGACCCAGACCTAGAGAACATTTGCTTGACTATGGAAATCACTGAGGAGTTGTGTGAACATGATGCTCGGTCCTCGGACGAGGAGAGTGAGGAGGACGAAAAGCCCAAGAAGCGGAATAAGCAGGAGAGATCAGATGAGACCGAGTGGGAGCCGTCTGACGAGGAAGACATTGTAGTGGACTCTGATTCTTCTGAGGATTTGGAAACGGCAGGTTCCTCTGGTCTAACAGAAAAGGCCAACGTTGATAATTGTCAGAGCGGaatagagaaagaagagagactTGTGGAGTGGTGCACTGACTGCGGAGCCGAGCCTGTACTCGCCTGCACCACACAGCGCCATAAGAAGCTGTacgcctgtggtgtgtgtgtgagtgaggtccAACAAGCTGTTGGATTTGACCGATTCTACATGCAGTTCGAGGACCCGGCCAGCTTCAAGGAACATGTACGACGtgaacacaacacacaacctCATAGGTTTCTCTGTACAGACTGCGGCATCTTTCCTCACAAGAAGGACCATTGGTGTGAGCACAAGATCAAGAAATTCCACTGTGTAGACTGTGGTAAGCGCTGTAGGACTGAAAACGGTTTCAAGATTCACAGGCACCTCCACCACCCTGACCATGTTTTCCCCTGTAAGTTCTGCCTGCAGCCATTCAAAACCAGGTCAGACAAACTGACACACGATGAAAGCCATCAGGGTGAGATCTCTCCCTACCAGTGCTCAGAATGTTCCGAAAAATTTGATGACCTAATGGCAAGGAACAGCCACCTACGAACCCACAGCAACCTGAATAGAAACATCTGCCACACTTGTTACAAAGAATTTTCTAACAAAAATCATCTGGAGAGGCACATGATTATTCACACAAGGCAGAAGCCCCACATGTGCCAGGTCTGCCAACAGTCCTTCAACCAAGCGAGCCACCTTAAGTCCCACATGCGCCTCCACACAGGGGAGAGGCCCTTCAAGTGCCAGCAGTGTGAGAAGTGCTTCAATCACAATGTCAGTCTGAAGAACCACATCCAACGCTATCATGGCCCTGAGAAGAGTATCACAagctga
- the LOC110530812 gene encoding zinc finger protein 774 isoform X1 → MPVWCSVPHCANYKQAQKEGVIFHSLPTGDIPRCRKWLAAIKNNIYNVNTPVAKYQNIRVCSQHFRPEDYLRDYQSELMGKPNRRQLKRDAIPSVFSFTTKRKTSDQPTPAQKKRSRLEYLKSIEALITPEVAPILPGRKNKGVLTRPRVQDSGTSIDITPESADVCVNRDCLLQLFLLCERCGCDCDARIQDELGCFSVVQKCPFCSHHRKWMSQPSFAQETCGLKEEAIGGTWSQPCEDRDPDLENICLTMEITEELCEHDARSSDEESEEDEKPKKRNKQERSDETEWEPSDEEDIVVDSDSSEDLETAGSSGLTEKANVDNCQSGIEKEERLVEWCTDCGAEPVLACTTQRHKKLYACGVCVSEVQQAVGFDRFYMQFEDPASFKEHVRREHNTQPHRFLCTDCGIFPHKKDHWCEHKIKKFHCVDCGKRCRTENGFKIHRHLHHPDHVFPCKFCLQPFKTRSDKLTHDESHQGEISPYQCSECSEKFDDLMARNSHLRTHSNLNRNICHTCYKEFSNKNHLERHMIIHTRQKPHMCQVCQQSFNQASHLKSHMRLHTGERPFKCQQCEKCFNHNVSLKNHIQRYHGPEKSITS, encoded by the exons ATGCCCGTGTGGTGTTCTGTACCACACTGTGCTAATTACAAACAAGCGCAAAAAGAAGGAGTAATCTTTCACAGTTTGCCTACCGGAGATATACCCCGATGCCGTAAATGGCTCGCGGCTATCAAGAATAATATTTACAATGTCAACACACCAGTGGCCAAGTATCAAAACATCCGCGTCTGTAGTCAACATTTTCGTCCCGAAGATTATTTGAGGGATTATCAATCTGAATTGATGGGGAAGCCAAATCGACGGCAGCTAAAAAGGGACGCGATACCATCGGTGTTTTCCTTCACAACAAAACGGAAGACATCCGATCAACCAACACCAGCACAGAAGAAAAGATCTCGATTAGAG TATCTGAAGAGTATTGAAGCTCTCATCACACCAGAG GTGGCTCCAATATTGCCTGGAAGGAAGAACAAAG GTGTTCTGACTCGACCCCGTGTCCAGGATTCTGGAACCAGCATTGACATTACACCTGA GAgtgcagatgtgtgtgtgaacagagACTGTCTGCTGCAGCTCTTCCTGCTCTGCGAGAGGTGTGGCTGCGACTGTGATGCCAGGATCCAGGATGAACTGGGTTGCTTCTCTGTCGTTCAGAAGTGCCCGTTCTGCAGTCACCACAGGAAATGGATGAGCCAGCCCTCTTTTGCCCAGGAAACCTGTGGATTGAAGGAAGAG GCGATTGGAGGGACATGGTCCCAGCCATGTGAAGACAGAGACCCAGACCTAGAGAACATTTGCTTGACTATGGAAATCACTGAGGAGTTGTGTGAACATGATGCTCGGTCCTCGGACGAGGAGAGTGAGGAGGACGAAAAGCCCAAGAAGCGGAATAAGCAGGAGAGATCAGATGAGACCGAGTGGGAGCCGTCTGACGAGGAAGACATTGTAGTGGACTCTGATTCTTCTGAGGATTTGGAAACGGCAGGTTCCTCTGGTCTAACAGAAAAGGCCAACGTTGATAATTGTCAGAGCGGaatagagaaagaagagagactTGTGGAGTGGTGCACTGACTGCGGAGCCGAGCCTGTACTCGCCTGCACCACACAGCGCCATAAGAAGCTGTacgcctgtggtgtgtgtgtgagtgaggtccAACAAGCTGTTGGATTTGACCGATTCTACATGCAGTTCGAGGACCCGGCCAGCTTCAAGGAACATGTACGACGtgaacacaacacacaacctCATAGGTTTCTCTGTACAGACTGCGGCATCTTTCCTCACAAGAAGGACCATTGGTGTGAGCACAAGATCAAGAAATTCCACTGTGTAGACTGTGGTAAGCGCTGTAGGACTGAAAACGGTTTCAAGATTCACAGGCACCTCCACCACCCTGACCATGTTTTCCCCTGTAAGTTCTGCCTGCAGCCATTCAAAACCAGGTCAGACAAACTGACACACGATGAAAGCCATCAGGGTGAGATCTCTCCCTACCAGTGCTCAGAATGTTCCGAAAAATTTGATGACCTAATGGCAAGGAACAGCCACCTACGAACCCACAGCAACCTGAATAGAAACATCTGCCACACTTGTTACAAAGAATTTTCTAACAAAAATCATCTGGAGAGGCACATGATTATTCACACAAGGCAGAAGCCCCACATGTGCCAGGTCTGCCAACAGTCCTTCAACCAAGCGAGCCACCTTAAGTCCCACATGCGCCTCCACACAGGGGAGAGGCCCTTCAAGTGCCAGCAGTGTGAGAAGTGCTTCAATCACAATGTCAGTCTGAAGAACCACATCCAACGCTATCATGGCCCTGAGAAGAGTATCACAagctga